One region of Parambassis ranga chromosome 21, fParRan2.1, whole genome shotgun sequence genomic DNA includes:
- the maip1 gene encoding m-AAA protease-interacting protein 1, mitochondrial, which yields MALPMLRGCYRLPSSLCFTRLCLKEGIVVNRSGKTQLPPSLTASVAVAVRHFSSDRGDQTNNQKVVVVGIPNPFIWFRTRIYYFLIRTYFDNEFSIEEFTEGAKQAFSHVSRLLSRCQFTALEGLVAKDVIGKLEEKCSVLPSNYKKALSADPDEIMYTTPGDVGIFYDDNGRKFVSILMRFWYLTSAQLPDDSMEGTRFFKVAIKGEEREPETKRLLTAIYEFQREFTKGVPPDWIITRIEHSKLLD from the exons ATGGCGCTGCCCATGTTAAGAGGTTGTTACAGGTTGCCATCGTCGCTTTGCTTTACTCGTCTATGTTTAAAGGAAGGAATCGTTGTGAACCGGTCCGGTAAAACGCAGCTACCTCCCTCATTAACGGCCTCTGTTGCAGTAGCGGTCCGTCACTTCAGCTCGGACCGGGGAGATCAAACAAACAACcagaaggtggtggtggtaggcATCCCGAACCCTTTCATCTGGTTCCGCACAAGGATTTACTACTTTCTGATCAGGACTTACTTTGACAATGAGTTCAGCATTGAAGAATTCACAGAGGGAGCCAAACAG GCCTTCTCCCATGTGTCCAGGCTGTTGTCCCGGTGTCAGTTCACAGCTCTGGAGGGGCTCGTAGCTAAAGAC GTGATTGGAAAACTGGAGGAAAAGTGCAGTGTGCTCCCATCCAACTACAAGAAAGCACTTTCTGCAGATCCTGATGAGATCATGTACACAACACCTGGTGACGTGGGGATCTTCTATGATGATAATG GGAGGAAGTTTGTCAGTATCCTGATGCGTTTCTGGTATCTGACGAGCGCACAGCTTCCAGATGACAGTATGGAGGGGACTCGTTTCTTTAAGGTGGCTATTAAAGGTGAAGAGAGGGAACCAGAAACTAAGAGGCTTCTAACTGCAATTTATGA ATTCCAAAGGGAATTTACTAAAGGAGTGCCTCCAGACTGGATCATCACAAGGATAGAACACTCCAAGCTTTTGGATTGA
- the tyw5 gene encoding tRNA wybutosine-synthesizing protein 5, with translation MLNSLSKNITNVTPAEEDYRPQAKGCSRESRLMEQQEKIPVPLYTEVNRDVFLRDIYPKRRPAVLKGVSLGPCLDKWTVQYLGQKGGDKEVKIHVSTVPQMDFLHKNFVYKTLPFNEFVKRASETKHSDFFLSEDESYYLRSLGEDVRKDPADLSKQFPDLAEDFHLPHFFESDQFFSSVFRISSCGLQLWTHYDVMDNLLAQVTGRKRVVLYSPQDALHLYLSGDKSEVLDIDAPSLEQFPDFVKAKRYECVLEPGDLLFIPALWFHNTLALQFGIGVNVFWRHLPADSYDKKDPYGNKDPVAAARALQVLERALHALDELPADYRDFYGRRMIQRIQNRTYCDSLRTKTQQDSDTVLPSRPTTKPG, from the exons ATGCTGAACTCATTGTCAAA GAACATTACCAATGTAACACCCGCCGAGGAAGACTACAGACCACAAGCGAAGGGCTGCTCAAGAGAATCACGTTTAATGGAGCAACAGGAAAAGATACCTGTGCCGCTTTATACTGAAGTAAACAGGGACGTGTTTCTACGAGACATTTATCCAAAG CGCAGGCCAGCCGTGCTGAAAGGAGTGAGCCTGGGGCCATGCCTGGACAAGTGGACAGTTCAATATCTAGGACAAAAAGGAGGCGATAAGGAGGTGAAGATTCATGTGTCCACTGTGCCACAGATGGATTTCCTTCACAAAAACTTTGTCTACAA GACTCTGCCATTTAATGAATTTGTTAAAAGAGCCTCTGAGACAAAACACTCTGACTTCTTTCTGTCTGAg GATGAAAGCTACTATCTGCGATCACTGGGAGAGGACGTACGGAAG GACCCTGCTGATCTTAGCAAACAGTTCCCAGACTTGGCAGAGGATTTTCACCTGCCACACTTCTTTGAGTCTGATCAGTTTTTCTCCAGCGTCTTTCGCATCAGCTCCTGCGGTCTGCAGCTGTGGACACACTATGAT GTGATGGACAACCTGCTGGCTCAGGTGACAGGGAGGAAAAGAGTGGTTCTTTACAGCCCCCAGGATGCATTGCACCTCTACCTCTCAG GTGATAAGTCAGAGGTTCTGGACATTGATGCCCCCAGTTTGGAACAGTTTCCTGACTTTGTGAAGGCTAAGAGATACGAGTGTGTGCTGgaacctggagacctgcttTTTATCCCTG CTCTGTGGTTCCATAATACTCTTGCACTTCAGTTTGGCATTGGTGTGAATGTGTTCTGGCGCCATCTACCTGCAGACAGCTATGACAAAAAAGACCCATATGGCAATAAAGATCCAGTGGCTGCAGCTCGAGCCCTGCAGGTGCTGGAGAGAGCGCTGCACGCTCTGGATGAACTTCCAGCAGATTATCGTGACTTCTACGGCCGCCGCATGATTCAGCGCATTCAAAATAGGACATACTGCGATAGTCTGAGGACCAAGACGCAGCAGGATTCTGACACTGTGTTACCCAGCAGACCAACCACCAAACCTGGATGA